From the Quercus lobata isolate SW786 chromosome 6, ValleyOak3.0 Primary Assembly, whole genome shotgun sequence genome, one window contains:
- the LOC115994810 gene encoding calcium-binding protein CP1, with amino-acid sequence MCPSGTTLRAATTAVGSDLRPAFNVLDVDHDGKISREDLRKFYSGFSSGGADEEAIKTMMSVADLNKDGFVEYYEFERVLGSQKRSSSRNGGVMEDVFRVMDKDGDGKLSHEDLKSYMEWAGFSANDEDIRAMIRLGAGDEKDGVSYDGLLKILAIDFVGESSRSC; translated from the coding sequence ATGTGTCCTTCTGGTACGACTTTACGAGCTGCAACCACCGCCGTGGGTTCAGATTTGAGGCCAGCGTTTAACGTGCTTGATGTTGATCACGATGGCAAGATTAGCCGTGAAGATCTCCGCAAGTTTTATTCTGGCTTTTCAAGCGGTGGTGCTGACGAAGAGGCTATAAAGACGATGATGTCTGTGGCGGATTTGAACAAAGATGGGTTCGTTGAGTACTACGAGTTTGAACGTGTTTTGGGGTCTCAGAAAAGGTCTTCTTCAAGAAACGGTGGGGTTATGGAAGACGTGTTTAGGGTTATGGACAAGGATGGAGATGGGAAATTGAGCCACGAAGATTTGAAGAGTTACATGGAATGGGCTGGGTTCTCTGCTAACGATGAAGATATTAGAGCTATGATTAGATTGGGCGCTGGTGATGAAAAAGATGGTGTGTCCTATGATGGTTTGCTTAAGATTTTGGCTATTGATTTTGTCGGCGAATCTTCTCGATCGTgttaa
- the LOC115994809 gene encoding DNA replication complex GINS protein SLD5: protein MASEAGEGSTAGMDDYETLISTTDVELLKKAWRNEKAAPEILRFETSLIQRIRGQIQLMEENIEEFAGSGIDPLTVSLYQMDLDRTQYLFRSYLRIRLQKIEKYMFHISKNPEVQSRLSEQEKGFARRCADDMERHLEESVLSKLPDNYQDIVKQSIISEESDMIPEPQLDSFVVCKSRRFLGPFQLDGSDELLEMKPDELCIIHYKSIRERVQEGDIDLV, encoded by the exons ATGGCTTCGGAGGCAGGAGAGGGATCAACGGCTGGGATGGACGATTACGAGACGCTGATCTCAACGACCGACGTGGAGCTTCTCAAGAAGGCTTGGCGTAACGAGAAAGCCGCACCGGAGATTCTTCGATTCGAGACCTCTTTGATTCAAAGAATCAGAGGCCAGATCCAGTTAATG GAAGAAAACATTGAGGAATTTGCTGGTAGTGGCATCGATCCGCTCACAGTATCACTCTACCAGATGGACTTGGATAGGACTCAGTATTTATTTAGATCGTATCTTCGGATTCGCCTCCAAAAG ATTGAAAAATACATGTTCCATATCTCAAAGAACCCTGAAGTTCAGAGCCGGCTTTCTGAACAAGAGAAAGGGTTTGCCAGAAG GTGTGCTGATGATATGGAGAGACATCTTGAAGAGAGTGTATTGTCGAAATTGCCTGATAATTATCAGGACATAGTAAAGCAGTCTATAATAAGTGAAGAGAGCGACATGA TCCCAGAGCCGCAATTGGACTCATTCGTTGTCTGTAAAAGCAGAAGATTTCTGGGACCTTTTCAGCTTGATGGCAG TGATGAACTCCTGGAGATGAAGCCTGATGAACTATGTATAATACATTACAAGTCAATCAGGGAGCGTGTACAAGAAGGGGATATTGATTTGGTCTGA